Genomic window (Saccharomyces cerevisiae S288C chromosome X, complete sequence):
AATCGAACTTTTGCAGCCTATTTTAGCGGATACCACATTAAATCATTTAACATTTACATTTATGACGAGTACTGCAATTCTAATAACATGCAGAATGAATGCAATCCTTAGCAGTTTTGAAGACGATACGTATATCTGGGAAAAGGCCTTGTTTGAGAGGCTTCCCATCAATGGTGGTTCCTCACATGATCACTACCTTGCAGCGTTTTTCAATGAGAAGTGTTGGATACTGGTATCCCCAAAGGGCCATCTTACAGTATATTCAGTCAGAAATGAAGGGCATAGTAATTTTGTTCATCTTggttcttttctttgcaaaTCAACCTTATATTCCGATTTGATAGGGAACTACACCAAGTCACATTTATCTTGTGGATCATTACACTGTGGGCAGGGATACTTGTGCTTGAAATTTCGATCGTGTGGGGACATTTTCGCGTCCACTTGCATGAAGctacttttcaaaagtaaaGACAGTGTTCCTCGACAAGTTTACTCTACAAGAAAAGGTATCTATTGGGCAGATGTGAATAATAATGTTTACAGAGATAGTGAGCGAATAGACTTTGAAATAAATGGCAGTTTCATTGCTACTAAAGATGGAACTCTATTGAAAGATAACACTATCGTTACTTTGGTCCCAATTCAAAGAGATAATGAGTGTAATTACGCATACGTCACAAAACAAGGTTATCTGAGGTggagtttttcaaaggttTATTACCGGATTCAAAACACGGGAGTTGATTTGACTATAGATAATTGCTTTTTATCTGCTATATCTAGCAAGGGCTCTTTTTTGACTGTACTTGTTCTGAATGATGAAATAACGGTATTTGATCATTGCAACCGTTTGAAAAGCCAGAAAGTAGTTTTCCATAGACTTTCTGACTTAGCGTCCATTTTCCTATATGAATACGAAAGCACGGTCTACATTTTCATGTCTGACACCGAAGGAAACCTTTGCGTTATGAAATTGGCAACTTTTGAGATCGTAGAAGAGGTTAAAATTTGCAAGAAGAAGTTACAGTTCTGTGAAGTCCCTAACTCagattatttttttatatatacagCCGATactataatttttttcaagccAAGTAAAATAAAAGGTAGATTTAAAATCCAAGAAGTATATGCACCATGTCCTATAAGCTGTTTGATACCTGGAGAAAAAGATGGCTCAGTTGTTATGGTTACTTCTCAAGGTCAATTTTACGACGTACTTGTTCCTGGTGATGCCGGAAGGGCTACTCTTTGTTctaagtttgaaaaagttttaaaAACATGTCTCAAATTTATAACTTTGGAATCTTCATCAAGATATGTGATTGTAGCGGCCCTGCCAGTAGCAAATCCATTGCAGGACAAGTATTCCGAAATTTATGTGTATGATATTAAACAGTTCAAAAACATTTCCgcattcaatttttctaacCTCAACAATGATATCGAGAgtataaaatatgaaaacgCTATGATATCAGATATTATTGCCGTACCCATGCTCAAAAGAACCGAAACAttaggaaaaagaaagactTCTGAGCTGTATAAGGAAGtgattttcaattcatGTATCTTGGTGTCTCTAAATTTAGACTCAATAGACGGTATTGATAGTAAAAATATGAATAACctattattgttttcatttgatGAGGAATCGggttttattgaatttgttTTTGGGATTAACACGGGGTTCTCAATCAGTGGGTTACATAACTATTACAATGGATGTGTTTTGGTTTATGGGGAGTTTGTGCAAGCTTATCAACTGAACTATTCAGTTCATGATAACAAGTTCAGTATTGAACAGGTTTCAAATAGGTTGAATATTTCTGGTATTACAATAACATCatctatattttttgataaaaggAAGGCAAAGATGGCTAGGAAGCAGCAAAATATAGGTACATGGGTTtatttggaagaaatgaTTTTACTTGATGTACGGAAAGGTGTGATGAGGTTCAATGTCATCCATACAACAGACGGTAACATAGAAAAGGTTCAATTGCAGGTACAGCCTCTGAATTTATTTGAGAGGGACCTCATCAATAGCATTACCGACACCGGGAAAATGTTTACCGGTGCAGCCGCTATAACtttcaagaatattagGTATCTACTAATTTCGTACGGTGATCAAAAGCTCACGTTATTTAGTTTAAAACTTGATGGTGAGGAAGAAATAGACGAAAGAGTGTACCATGTTGCTGAGCAAGTTACAACCATCAACTCTGTAAGAACTACTGATTCCAGAATGAGCACGTTTTTAGGCGAATCTACATTTATGCCCTTATTCTTAGTAAGTACCTTGTCTAACGGTTGTTATGTGATCGGAATCCTGCATGAAGAGTCAGATATCTCATTACATATCTTAtcagaaaagaaagctgTCTTCGCAAAGCGGTCGGTTCAAAAGTTCCTGGGCTTCCTCGATCCTCAAATGGATGATCACACTGTAATATCTGAAATTTAGTGTCTACGTTATGATATATACACTTACAAATttactttccttttttagTATAGTTTTCAAGTAAAATTCTTGAAGCGgtgttgtttttgtttgttcTTCGTTTAGCAAAAGTCATTGTTAAATACACGCTATAATATGGCCATGACCGTAGGACCGAATGCTGTCCGAAAAATGATACTTATCACACATTTCAAATAAGATCGGTTTTGTAGTTCAAAGATTTCTTAAGAGCCTTTTACGTGTTTCTTAAGAAACACTTCACATTGGCTATCATTATTAGTAAATAGATTTATATGATTTTCACTTATTAAGGACAGAAATGTCGCGATTTCGAACccataaaaaaaggaaaagcaCCGCCTGTTCTCCAGTCTTCATAAAAGCACACCGTATAGAAAGGGCGGTGAATGTTGATCTTGCATACtataaaattatttgacACTAATGCCAACAACTTATGTGCCAATAAATCAACCAATTGGGGATGGTGAAGATGTCATTGACACCAATCGATTCACCAATATTCCAGAAACGCAAAATTTTGACCAATTTGTTACAATTGATAAGATTGCTGAGGAAAATAGACCACTGTCTGTAGACTCGGACAGGGAGTTCCttaattcaaaatatcgACATTACCGAGAGGTTATATGGGACCGTGCAAAAACATTTATCACATTAAGCTCTACGGCCATAGTTATTGGATGTATTGCTGGTTTCCTACAAGTCTTCACGGAAACTCTGGTTAACTGGAAAACAGGTCATTGTCAGAGGAACTGGCTACTTAATAAATCCTTCTGTTGTAACGGCGTGGTTAATGAGGTTACCTCTACAAGCAATTTACTACTGAAAAGACAAGAGTTTGAATGCGAGGCACAAGGGCTTTGGATTGCCTGGAAGGGACATGTGTCCCCttttataattttcatGCTTTTGTCAGTCTTATTTGCTCTAATTAGTACACTGTTAGTCAAATATGTTGCTCCTATGGCTACTGGTTCAGGAATCTCAGAGATTAAGGTATGGGTATCAGGTTTTGAATACAATAAGGAATTTTTGGGTTTCTTAACATTAGTCATTAAAAGTGTTGCCCTTCCTTTGGCTATTTCTTCGGGATTAAGCGTAGGTAAAGAAGGGCCCTCAGTTCATTATGCAACCTGTTGTGGGTACTTACTCACAAAATGGCTACTAAGAGATACTTTGACGTATTCATCGCAATATGAGTATATCACAGCAGCTAGTGGAGCAGGTGTTGCGGTTGCTTTTGGTGCTCCTATTGGTGGTGTCCTTTTTGGTTTGGAAGAGATTGCTTCTGCGAATAGGTTTAACTCCTCTACCTTATGGAAATCCTATTATGTCGCCCTAGTCGCAATAACTACTTTGAAGTACATTGATCCATTTAGGAATGGCAGAGTTATTTTATTCAATGTAACATATGATAGAGACTGGAAGGTACAAGAGATTCCGATCTTTATAGCCTTAGGAATCTTTGGTGGTTTATATGGAAAATATATTAGTAAGTGGAACATCAACTTTATTCACTTTCGCAAAATGTACCTGTCCTCATGGCCAGTTCAAGAAGTGCTTTTTTTGGCGACGCTTACTGCTTTGATTTCTTACTTCAATGAGTTCTTGAAATTAGACATGACAGAAAGTATGGGTATATTGTTTCATGAATGTGTCAAGAACGATAACACCTCAACTTTTAGTCATAGGTTATGTCAGTTGGATGAAAATACGCACGCTTTTGAGTtcttaaaaatttttacttcCCTATGCTTTGCCACTGTTATCAGGGCCTTGTTGGTGGTGGTATCATATGGCGCCAGAGTTCCTGCCGGAATCTTTGTTCCTTCAATGGCGGTTGGGGCCACATTTGGACGGGCAGTAAGTCTACTGGTAGAGAGATTTATAAGTGGCCCTTCTGTTATTACTCCTGGTGCCTACGCCTTCCTGGGAGCAGCCGCTACCTTGAGCGGGATAACTAACTTGACTTTAACTGTGGTGGTAATAATGTTCGAGCTAACAGGCGCCTTCATGTATATCATACCCCTTATGATTGTAGTGGCAATAACAAGGATAATTTTAAGCACGTCTGGTATTTCTGGCGGTATTGCTGATCAAATGATCATGGTTAATGGATTCCCATATTTGGAAGACGAGCAAGACgaggaagaggaggaaACCTTAGAAAAATACACTGCAGAGCAGCTCATGTCCTCCAAATTAATTACTATTAATGAAACCATTTACCTTTCCGAGCTTGAATCTTTGTTGTACGACTCAGCGTCTGAATATTCTGTGCATGGTTTTCCAATAACTAAGGATGAGGATAAGTttgagaaggaaaaaagatgtATTGGCTATGTTTTAAAAAGGCACTTAGCCAGTAAAATCATGATGCAAAGCGTAAATAGCACCAAAGCTCAAACGACACTGGTATACTTCAATAAGTCTAACGAAGAGTTGGGACATCGTGAAAACTGCATCGGATTTAAGGATATTATGAATGAATCTCCAATCTCGGTGAAGAAGGCGGTGCCAGTAACATTGTTATTCCGTATGTTTAAAGAGCTAGGTTGTAAGACTATCATCGTAGAGGAAAGTGGAATTTTAAAGGGGTTGGTCACTGCTAAAGATATTTTGAGGTTCAAAAGAATTAAGTATCGAGAAGTTCACGGTGCGAAATTTACATATAATGAAGCACTTGATAGAAGATGTTGGTCAGTTATCCATTTCATAATCAAAAGGTTTACCACTAATCGAAATGGTAACGTTATATGATTAGACATTTATGTAATTTTTAAGGCGCTAGTATagattattcaaaattataTGATACAGacttttatcaatttttacTTGTTTAAGCTCCGTCACCCTGTTATTAAACGTGAGCAGAGAAATGCCTTTTGAAAACACACTAAAACACATAAGTTAATCTTCGCGCCATTTACCAACCTTTTTGTATTGGAGGTAAAGTGCTTTGAAATATTGTTTCCCAGGTGTGTCAAGGAAAGCGTTCAATTGATTCAACTCGTTCTGAGAtaatatatcaaaaatcGCATGAATACCGGGCTGCAGACtcttttttatgtttaaACTGAACTGCGTCGTAATAGACAACTGTATATATTTCGTTAGAACCACAAGTACATTTTTTCTGATGGACTGCTTTATCAAACTTATCTTTGAGCTTAAGTTATTTTTCTGCCCATTTTGAGCGTTTGATACATTATAAGGCTCGCAGTAGTTCGTTATTAGTCTGGCTACGGCGTCTGCTGAATTTGCACACAATGTACCATCATGAATTGCTATTATTTCTAGTATCTGGCAAAGAACGGAGTTAAACAAATGGTGACGattggaaaatttaaacCTGTGAACTAATAGCATATGATCTATCACTTCGATGATGTTAATAAAGCCTTCATTGATTTCATCCGTTGACTCATGGTTTACTATAAAAGCGAGAGTTTTTAAACAGAAAGGAAGCAGCATTTCAATACAGTATTGGCTGAATAGCCATGGTTTCGATACTAAGAACTCCTTGATAGCATTGAACAGTAGCAAGTATGACTTGTagccaaatttttctatatcACAATAGGTGTAGGCTTCAA
Coding sequences:
- the MLO127 gene encoding Mlo127p (Mitochondrial hypothetical protein; the authentic, non-tagged protein is detected in highly purified mitochondria in high-throughput studies), yielding MPAGRIRIAMTDNIIVSEVDGPPDVVKCFIREEDGLEGQSRELVVIGLEYIDVFEGVEQDEARKKLRLRTVGYTMAAFYFKDHTAPNRRFYILLKATGRLDFVNLDYKIVKSLETGIDQVRSEPKFMFQDPLRTALVFNLSCTEIYEISTEDIFCLEETDVKLSYVTSSPIVSIDACINFNDFLDKDVFTLSILTRAHNEVAYKLEACVCVFESKPAKGTKWQRTTNLTFVEEATVSQVLLKSVTNIGHFVFTPWKTYFIKHALSSKQTIDGKTVDKIYQGPGAFGSDNMERIELLQPILADTTLNHLTFTFMTSTAILITCRMNAILSSFEDDTYIWEKALFERLPINGGSSHDHYLAAFFNEKCWILVSPKGHLTVYSVRNEGHSNFVHLGSFLCKSTLYSDLIGNYTKSHLSCGSLHCGQGYLCLKFRSCGDIFASTCMKLLFKSKDSVPRQVYSTRKGIYWADVNNNVYRDSERIDFEINGSFIATKDGTLLKDNTIVTLVPIQRDNECNYAYVTKQGYLRWSFSKVYYRIQNTGVDLTIDNCFLSAISSKGSFLTVLVLNDEITVFDHCNRLKSQKVVFHRLSDLASIFLYEYESTVYIFMSDTEGNLCVMKLATFEIVEEVKICKKKLQFCEVPNSDYFFIYTADTIIFFKPSKIKGRFKIQEVYAPCPISCLIPGEKDGSVVMVTSQGQFYDVLVPGDAGRATLCSKFEKVLKTCLKFITLESSSRYVIVAALPVANPLQDKYSEIYVYDIKQFKNISAFNFSNLNNDIESIKYENAMISDIIAVPMLKRTETLGKRKTSELYKEVIFNSCILVSLNLDSIDGIDSKNMNNLLLFSFDEESGFIEFVFGINTGFSISGLHNYYNGCVLVYGEFVQAYQLNYSVHDNKFSIEQVSNRLNISGITITSSIFFDKRKAKMARKQQNIGTWVYLEEMILLDVRKGVMRFNVIHTTDGNIEKVQLQVQPLNLFERDLINSITDTGKMFTGAAAITFKNIRYLLISYGDQKLTLFSLKLDGEEEIDERVYHVAEQVTTINSVRTTDSRMSTFLGESTFMPLFLVSTLSNGCYVIGILHEESDISLHILSEKKAVFAKRSVQKFLGFLDPQMDDHTVISEI
- the GEF1 gene encoding Gef1p (Voltage-gated chloride channel; localized to the golgi, the endosomal system, and plasma membrane; involved in cation homeostasis; highly homologous to vertebrate voltage-gated chloride channels; modulates TBSV model (+) RNA virus replication by regulating copper metabolism), translated to MPTTYVPINQPIGDGEDVIDTNRFTNIPETQNFDQFVTIDKIAEENRPLSVDSDREFLNSKYRHYREVIWDRAKTFITLSSTAIVIGCIAGFLQVFTETLVNWKTGHCQRNWLLNKSFCCNGVVNEVTSTSNLLLKRQEFECEAQGLWIAWKGHVSPFIIFMLLSVLFALISTLLVKYVAPMATGSGISEIKVWVSGFEYNKEFLGFLTLVIKSVALPLAISSGLSVGKEGPSVHYATCCGYLLTKWLLRDTLTYSSQYEYITAASGAGVAVAFGAPIGGVLFGLEEIASANRFNSSTLWKSYYVALVAITTLKYIDPFRNGRVILFNVTYDRDWKVQEIPIFIALGIFGGLYGKYISKWNINFIHFRKMYLSSWPVQEVLFLATLTALISYFNEFLKLDMTESMGILFHECVKNDNTSTFSHRLCQLDENTHAFEFLKIFTSLCFATVIRALLVVVSYGARVPAGIFVPSMAVGATFGRAVSLLVERFISGPSVITPGAYAFLGAAATLSGITNLTLTVVVIMFELTGAFMYIIPLMIVVAITRIILSTSGISGGIADQMIMVNGFPYLEDEQDEEEEETLEKYTAEQLMSSKLITINETIYLSELESLLYDSASEYSVHGFPITKDEDKFEKEKRCIGYVLKRHLASKIMMQSVNSTKAQTTLVYFNKSNEELGHRENCIGFKDIMNESPISVKKAVPVTLLFRMFKELGCKTIIVEESGILKGLVTAKDILRFKRIKYREVHGAKFTYNEALDRRCWSVIHFIIKRFTTNRNGNVI